A part of Eubacterium sp. AB3007 genomic DNA contains:
- a CDS encoding polyribonucleotide nucleotidyltransferase, producing the protein MARYTDYRTFKTALGGRLLELEIGRVCEQANGQVWVKYGDSVVNVTVCASKQPKEGAEFFPLTCDYEERMYAAGKIPGGFIRREGRPSEKAILSCRLMDRPLRPLFPKGFYNDVSVVATVMSVDPDCETDIMAMIGSSVALAISDIPWDGPTGSVRVGRVDDHFVINPTLEQREVSDINLTVAGTKEAIMMVEAGAEEVPEDVMLDAIFFAHEEIKKLVAFIDDVIAEVGKPKMDVELQTVPAEIEEAVRAFATDKMREAIHTVDKMERLDNMDAVEVETQEHFAEIFPESEKDISSLLFTITKEVMRAMVLDEGVRVDDRKLDEIRPVWAECGVLPRVHGTGLFKRGQTQALSACTLAPLSEVQRIDGLTEQTEKRYMHHYNFPGYSTGEPKPPRSPGRREIGHGALAERALLPVLPSKEEFPYAIRVVSDILSSNGSTSMASTCGSCLALMDAGVPIKAPVAGIAMGLIERVEEDGSSKMAILSDIQGMEDFMGDMDFKVTGTEKGVTAMQMDIKVHGLSREILEQALKQAREGRMHIMDIMKEEIAEPRAELSKWAPRCISMRIDPDKIRIVIGPGGKTINRIVEETGVKIDISEDDLGLVTIYSSDMESADAARKEIELLTKDAEVGEVYEGTVMRIMNFGAFIEILPGKEGLLHISKMAKGRVNKVEDVMNIGDKVKVKVYEIDSQNRINLLRADLK; encoded by the coding sequence ATGGCAAGGTATACTGATTACAGGACGTTCAAGACCGCGCTGGGTGGAAGGCTTCTGGAGCTGGAGATCGGCCGCGTCTGTGAACAGGCAAACGGACAGGTATGGGTGAAATACGGAGATTCTGTGGTGAACGTGACTGTGTGCGCGTCCAAGCAGCCGAAGGAAGGAGCTGAGTTCTTCCCCCTGACCTGTGACTATGAAGAGAGAATGTACGCTGCCGGCAAGATTCCCGGCGGCTTCATCAGAAGAGAGGGAAGACCGTCCGAGAAGGCTATCCTCAGCTGCAGACTGATGGACAGACCGCTTCGTCCGTTGTTCCCGAAGGGCTTCTATAACGACGTAAGCGTGGTAGCCACCGTCATGTCCGTGGATCCGGACTGCGAGACTGACATCATGGCGATGATTGGTTCCTCCGTGGCGCTGGCGATCTCCGACATCCCTTGGGATGGACCCACCGGTTCCGTCCGTGTCGGCAGAGTAGATGACCATTTTGTCATCAACCCGACACTGGAACAGAGAGAGGTTTCCGACATCAACCTGACTGTGGCCGGCACCAAGGAAGCTATCATGATGGTAGAGGCTGGTGCAGAGGAGGTTCCGGAGGACGTGATGCTGGACGCCATCTTCTTCGCCCATGAGGAGATCAAGAAACTGGTCGCCTTCATTGACGACGTGATCGCTGAGGTAGGCAAGCCCAAGATGGACGTGGAACTGCAGACCGTTCCCGCAGAGATCGAGGAGGCCGTCAGAGCGTTCGCTACCGACAAGATGAGAGAAGCCATCCACACCGTCGACAAGATGGAACGTCTGGACAACATGGATGCCGTAGAGGTAGAGACTCAGGAGCATTTTGCAGAGATTTTCCCGGAGAGCGAGAAGGATATTTCCTCTCTGCTGTTCACCATCACCAAGGAAGTTATGCGTGCCATGGTGCTGGATGAGGGCGTCCGTGTGGATGATCGTAAGCTGGATGAGATCCGCCCGGTATGGGCAGAGTGCGGCGTGCTCCCGCGTGTGCACGGTACAGGCCTTTTCAAGAGAGGACAGACACAGGCTTTGTCCGCCTGCACCCTGGCTCCGCTGAGCGAGGTGCAGAGGATCGACGGACTGACCGAGCAGACCGAGAAACGCTATATGCATCACTACAACTTCCCGGGATATTCTACCGGAGAGCCCAAGCCGCCCCGCAGCCCCGGACGTCGTGAGATCGGCCACGGAGCACTGGCGGAGAGAGCACTGCTCCCGGTGCTCCCAAGCAAGGAGGAATTCCCGTACGCCATCCGTGTGGTCTCGGACATCCTGTCCTCCAATGGATCCACTTCCATGGCTTCCACATGCGGTTCCTGCCTGGCGCTGATGGATGCCGGTGTTCCCATCAAGGCACCGGTTGCCGGAATCGCCATGGGGCTGATCGAGCGTGTTGAGGAGGACGGCTCCAGCAAGATGGCCATCCTCAGTGACATCCAGGGCATGGAAGATTTCATGGGAGACATGGACTTCAAGGTAACAGGTACCGAGAAGGGCGTCACCGCTATGCAGATGGACATCAAGGTCCACGGCCTCTCCAGAGAGATCCTGGAGCAGGCGCTGAAGCAGGCACGTGAGGGCCGTATGCACATCATGGACATCATGAAGGAAGAGATCGCAGAGCCGCGTGCAGAGCTGTCCAAGTGGGCTCCGCGCTGTATCTCCATGCGCATCGATCCGGACAAGATCCGCATCGTCATCGGGCCGGGAGGCAAGACCATCAACCGCATCGTGGAGGAGACAGGAGTCAAGATCGACATCTCCGAGGACGATCTGGGGCTGGTCACCATCTACTCCAGCGATATGGAGAGTGCCGATGCCGCCAGAAAGGAGATCGAACTGCTGACCAAGGACGCCGAGGTTGGCGAGGTCTACGAGGGTACCGTCATGAGGATCATGAATTTCGGTGCGTTTATCGAGATCCTGCCAGGTAAGGAAGGCTTGCTGCACATCTCCAAGATGGCCAAGGGCCGCGTCAACAAGGTCGAGGATGTTATGAACATCGGCGACAAGGTCAAGGTCAAGGTGTACGAGATCGACAGCCAGAACAGGATCAACCTGCTCCGCGCTGATCTGAAATAA
- a CDS encoding PrsW family intramembrane metalloprotease, producing MTIMILAAIIPPLILMIRIYKLDRIEKEPAGLVIRVFVYGALVTILAGAIESFLGGLVAGALGPKSLAYLIIENFLIVALTEEGLKHWAARKPTWTNPAFDYRFDGIVYCVAAALGFAAAENIGYVFSYGLEVAAGRAITAIPAHCIFGISMGYYYGTAGHYARIGDRRRAKYYNRLSILSPMVMHGFYDFAATMNSEMWSMIFLGYIIVVDIIAFVNVHKAAKGDRPLWP from the coding sequence ATGACAATTATGATACTGGCGGCGATCATTCCGCCGCTGATCCTGATGATTAGGATCTACAAACTGGACAGGATCGAGAAAGAACCTGCCGGACTGGTGATCAGGGTGTTCGTTTATGGCGCGCTGGTCACGATACTCGCAGGAGCAATCGAATCTTTCCTTGGCGGACTGGTGGCGGGTGCCCTTGGTCCAAAATCCCTGGCGTATCTGATCATCGAGAACTTCCTGATCGTTGCGCTGACCGAGGAGGGCCTCAAGCACTGGGCAGCCAGGAAACCCACCTGGACCAACCCCGCCTTTGACTACAGGTTTGATGGAATCGTCTACTGCGTGGCCGCCGCACTGGGGTTTGCCGCGGCAGAGAATATCGGATACGTGTTCTCATATGGTCTTGAGGTGGCGGCGGGGAGAGCCATCACAGCCATCCCGGCGCACTGCATCTTCGGGATCTCGATGGGGTATTACTACGGGACGGCCGGGCACTACGCCCGCATCGGTGACCGTCGCCGCGCCAAGTACTACAACCGTCTGAGCATCCTGAGCCCTATGGTAATGCACGGGTTTTACGATTTCGCCGCGACTATGAACAGCGAGATGTGGTCGATGATCTTCCTGGGGTATATCATCGTCGTGGATATCATCGCCTTCGTGAACGTGCACAAAGCCGCCAAGGGGGATCGTCCTCTGTGGCCTTAG
- a CDS encoding branched-chain amino acid aminotransferase, with protein sequence MAKDIDWGSLGFGYTPTDYRYVATYKDGKWSEGQLITDPVVHITECAGVLQYAQTVFEGLKAYTTEDGRIVTFRPELNAQRLIDSARRLVIPEVPVEMFMDAVDKVVAANKEYVPPFGSGATLYLRPFIYGSGPQIGVAPAPEYEFRLIAMPVGPYFKEGAKPINIRISERDRTAPRGTGDIKAGLNYAMSIREGQDAHAAGYADNLYLDPATRTNVEEASGANIIFITKDGKFVTPKSDTILPSVTRRSLMVVAEKYLGMEVEHRTVPFEEVSEFAECGLCGTAAVISPVGKITYDGGVIEFPTGMEEMGPTIRKLYETLTGIQMGTVEAPEGWIHEIK encoded by the coding sequence ATGGCAAAAGATATCGATTGGGGTAGTTTGGGATTTGGATACACACCGACAGACTATCGTTACGTTGCAACCTACAAGGATGGAAAGTGGAGCGAGGGACAACTGATCACAGATCCTGTCGTTCACATTACCGAGTGTGCCGGCGTGTTGCAGTACGCGCAGACCGTATTCGAAGGTCTGAAAGCATACACCACCGAGGACGGCAGGATCGTCACCTTTCGCCCGGAGTTGAACGCTCAGAGACTCATCGATTCCGCCCGCCGTCTGGTGATTCCGGAGGTGCCGGTGGAGATGTTTATGGACGCTGTGGACAAGGTGGTCGCAGCCAACAAGGAGTATGTGCCTCCCTTTGGGTCCGGTGCGACACTCTACCTCCGTCCGTTTATATATGGAAGTGGCCCGCAGATCGGTGTCGCTCCTGCACCGGAGTACGAGTTCCGCCTGATCGCTATGCCGGTAGGACCGTATTTCAAGGAAGGGGCCAAGCCCATCAACATCCGTATCTCCGAGCGTGACAGAACTGCTCCGAGAGGTACCGGTGACATCAAGGCCGGCCTGAACTACGCCATGAGTATTCGCGAAGGACAGGATGCCCATGCAGCTGGCTATGCGGACAACCTCTATCTGGATCCTGCCACCAGGACCAACGTAGAGGAGGCCAGCGGAGCCAACATCATATTCATCACCAAGGATGGCAAGTTCGTTACACCAAAGTCTGATACCATCCTGCCTTCCGTTACCCGGCGTTCGCTGATGGTGGTCGCTGAGAAGTATCTGGGCATGGAAGTGGAACACAGGACCGTACCTTTCGAAGAGGTCTCCGAGTTTGCAGAGTGTGGTCTGTGCGGGACCGCTGCCGTGATCTCCCCGGTGGGGAAGATCACCTACGACGGTGGTGTGATCGAGTTCCCGACAGGCATGGAGGAGATGGGGCCCACCATCCGCAAGCTCTACGAGACGCTCACAGGGATTCAGATGGGAACCGTGGAAGCTCCGGAAGGCTGGATCCACGAGATCAAGTAG
- a CDS encoding histidinol-phosphate transaminase, producing the protein MGAGKIYDFTGVSPEGMPPEVRCAIREAADHSDMLPEDLEERLGEALSRSLHIPAEHICVSGGTASMVYRIIFAFRPRRALVVVPTWTLYEKALKQYGCEVTEYVLSESGGFQPDDSLRSMIWEHSYDMIFLANPSDPTGTLMTRELLADLLYTCQKTGTRVVLDECLMDMVMDQEKFSLLPSAVGMNDVFVLKSFSASYAMAGIRLGYAICGNTEDAFCLRDRTGDRSLSVPAFCAGIAALGSTEISDSTRVYIAMERERITAGLLAAGLRVYPSRASFLMLRSPWDLRLYLDGFGIRLKEVTGIPGLSALSGYFYRVGVRSREENQYLVDCLTHAARELDRIAPAAEGKHRGKEQE; encoded by the coding sequence ATGGGAGCAGGAAAGATTTACGATTTCACAGGCGTGAGCCCAGAGGGAATGCCCCCGGAGGTTCGATGCGCGATTCGGGAGGCTGCGGATCACAGCGATATGCTCCCGGAGGATTTGGAAGAAAGACTGGGAGAGGCACTCTCCCGGTCTCTCCATATTCCTGCGGAGCACATCTGTGTAAGTGGGGGGACGGCGAGCATGGTGTACAGGATCATCTTCGCTTTTCGTCCCCGGCGTGCGCTGGTGGTCGTACCCACATGGACGCTCTATGAGAAGGCGCTGAAACAATATGGGTGTGAAGTAACAGAGTATGTGCTTTCGGAATCTGGCGGGTTCCAACCGGACGACTCTCTGCGGAGCATGATATGGGAGCATTCGTATGACATGATTTTTCTGGCCAATCCGTCGGATCCGACCGGGACTTTGATGACCAGAGAGTTGCTGGCGGATCTTCTCTACACCTGTCAGAAGACCGGGACCCGAGTGGTGCTCGATGAGTGTCTTATGGACATGGTCATGGACCAGGAGAAGTTCTCGCTGCTCCCTTCGGCGGTCGGGATGAACGATGTATTCGTTCTCAAGTCATTCAGTGCTTCTTATGCTATGGCAGGGATCAGGCTGGGCTATGCCATCTGTGGAAACACAGAGGATGCTTTTTGCCTGCGGGATAGAACGGGAGACCGCAGTCTTTCGGTACCTGCCTTCTGCGCGGGAATCGCCGCGCTTGGAAGCACGGAGATCTCCGACAGCACGCGGGTCTATATCGCCATGGAGAGGGAGCGGATCACCGCTGGTCTGCTGGCGGCAGGGCTGCGTGTATATCCTTCCCGGGCTTCGTTCCTGATGCTGCGAAGTCCATGGGATCTGAGGCTCTATCTGGATGGATTTGGGATCCGTCTGAAGGAGGTCACCGGGATCCCCGGACTTTCTGCTCTGTCAGGTTATTTCTATAGAGTGGGGGTTCGCAGCCGGGAGGAAAACCAGTATCTGGTGGATTGTCTGACGCACGCCGCACGGGAGCTGGACAGGATCGCCCCCGCAGCGGAGGGAAAGCATAGAGGAAAGGAGCAAGAGTGA
- a CDS encoding CYTH domain-containing protein — MEVELKYLIDDRRKVPEIFREQAVVTRAEGREVRKIPMHAVYYDTREHALTKQHIAFRVRKEGDQQVATVKWGGGSEHGMHRRGEKNIPMPADGSTPDMALLKGDDIWEMIGPIVEEHALIPLMTMDFMRLEVELREGETRCMLSADLGEIIVGANKSTIPGFSEETIEGVNQAIIQEMEIELICGEEKILRQIGEEIAGKFDLRPCDISKFQRGFALIR; from the coding sequence ATGGAAGTTGAACTGAAATACCTGATCGATGACCGGAGGAAGGTGCCGGAGATCTTTCGGGAACAGGCGGTAGTCACGCGCGCAGAGGGGCGTGAGGTGCGAAAGATCCCCATGCACGCAGTGTATTACGATACCAGGGAGCACGCGTTGACCAAGCAACACATCGCCTTCCGTGTGCGCAAGGAAGGTGATCAGCAGGTAGCCACTGTCAAGTGGGGTGGCGGCAGTGAGCATGGGATGCACCGCAGAGGGGAGAAGAACATCCCCATGCCGGCCGATGGGAGCACGCCGGACATGGCCCTCCTGAAGGGAGATGATATCTGGGAGATGATTGGCCCGATTGTGGAGGAGCATGCGCTGATCCCTTTGATGACCATGGATTTCATGCGCTTGGAAGTAGAGCTGCGGGAAGGAGAGACCCGCTGTATGCTGTCTGCTGACCTGGGGGAGATCATCGTGGGTGCCAACAAGTCCACCATCCCGGGCTTCAGCGAGGAGACCATCGAAGGCGTGAACCAGGCGATCATCCAGGAGATGGAGATCGAACTGATCTGTGGAGAAGAGAAGATCCTGAGACAGATCGGAGAGGAGATAGCAGGCAAATTTGACCTGAGACCCTGCGATATTAGCAAGTTTCAGAGGGGATTTGCCCTCATAAGGTGA
- the tig gene encoding trigger factor, which produces MKTTLVSKENNEAKFAMEFTAEEFDAAVDAAYKKSRGEFRINGFRKGKAPRSIIEKHYGEGIFFEDAINNMFRDHYVGAIEELGLDVIDSPDADFSEIGHGKPMTMTMTVKLFPIVDVKDYMGVEVDQYESVVMDSEIDNHLESLQKRNARMVSVDREAQNDDTVILDYAGFVGEEQFEGGTAERQELKLGSGSFIPGFEEQLVGAKAGDKVDVKVTFPEEYHAADLAGKDAVFHCEIHEVKEEQLPELDDDFAMDVSEYDTLEELKEKTREDILKTKDETSVNAAKDALVNKVTEANDVEVPATLVEEEIDNMANELDQNMRMQGLSFEQYLQFTGKDMAGFREDVREDAEKRAATRIVLRSIAAAENMEVTEEDIDAEMQKLADAYGMELDNVKSALAGSMEMFKKDILTTKVIDMLYDNAKISKVSALAPETEEVEKPEEAAEEE; this is translated from the coding sequence ATGAAAACAACACTTGTCTCAAAGGAAAATAACGAAGCTAAGTTTGCTATGGAGTTCACCGCGGAGGAGTTTGACGCGGCTGTCGATGCTGCCTACAAGAAGAGCCGCGGGGAGTTCCGGATCAACGGTTTCAGAAAAGGAAAGGCTCCCAGGAGCATCATCGAGAAGCACTACGGTGAGGGGATCTTCTTTGAAGATGCCATCAACAACATGTTCAGAGATCACTATGTAGGCGCTATCGAGGAATTGGGACTTGATGTGATAGATAGCCCGGATGCGGATTTCAGCGAGATCGGACACGGCAAGCCGATGACCATGACCATGACCGTCAAGCTCTTCCCGATCGTAGACGTGAAGGACTACATGGGCGTTGAGGTGGACCAGTATGAGTCCGTCGTCATGGATTCTGAGATCGACAACCATCTGGAGTCTCTCCAGAAGAGAAACGCCCGTATGGTTTCTGTTGACAGAGAGGCGCAGAACGATGACACCGTGATTCTGGATTATGCCGGTTTTGTCGGTGAAGAGCAGTTCGAGGGCGGCACCGCTGAGAGACAGGAACTGAAACTGGGTTCCGGTTCCTTCATCCCCGGATTTGAGGAGCAGCTTGTCGGCGCCAAGGCCGGAGACAAGGTGGACGTGAAGGTCACTTTCCCGGAGGAGTACCACGCTGCTGATCTGGCGGGCAAGGACGCCGTGTTCCACTGTGAGATCCACGAGGTCAAGGAAGAACAGCTGCCGGAACTGGACGATGATTTCGCCATGGACGTCAGTGAGTATGACACTCTGGAAGAACTGAAAGAGAAGACAAGAGAAGACATCCTGAAGACCAAGGACGAGACCTCTGTCAATGCAGCCAAGGATGCGCTGGTCAACAAGGTCACCGAGGCGAACGACGTGGAAGTACCCGCCACGCTGGTCGAGGAAGAGATCGATAACATGGCCAACGAGCTGGACCAGAATATGAGAATGCAGGGACTGTCCTTCGAGCAGTATCTGCAGTTCACAGGCAAGGATATGGCTGGCTTCCGTGAGGACGTGAGAGAGGATGCAGAGAAGAGAGCAGCGACCAGAATCGTCCTGCGTTCCATCGCAGCCGCTGAGAACATGGAGGTTACCGAGGAAGATATCGACGCTGAAATGCAGAAGCTGGCAGATGCCTATGGCATGGAGCTGGACAACGTGAAGAGTGCGCTGGCTGGTAGCATGGAGATGTTCAAGAAGGACATCCTGACCACCAAGGTCATCGATATGCTGTATGACAATGCCAAGATCAGCAAGGTATCAGCGCTTGCTCCGGAGACCGAGGAGGTCGAGAAGCCGGAAGAGGCAGCAGAGGAAGAGTAA
- the clpP gene encoding ATP-dependent Clp endopeptidase proteolytic subunit ClpP, with translation MALVPYVIEQTGMGERSYDIFSRLLKDRIIILGEEINDQVASLVTAQLLFLEAEDPDKDISIYINSPGGSVTAGMAIYDTMNYIKPDVSTICVGMAASMGAFLLSAGAKGKRYALPNAEIMIHQPLGGTRGQASDIAIHAAWLAKTKEKLNRLLSEHTGQDLSVIEKDTDRDNFMGAEEAREYGLIDTVIASRQG, from the coding sequence ATGGCATTAGTGCCTTATGTAATTGAACAGACTGGCATGGGGGAGCGTTCCTATGACATTTTCTCCAGATTGTTGAAGGACAGGATCATCATCCTGGGAGAGGAGATCAACGACCAGGTGGCGAGTCTGGTGACCGCGCAGCTTCTGTTTCTGGAGGCGGAGGATCCCGATAAGGATATCAGTATCTATATTAACAGCCCCGGTGGATCGGTGACGGCCGGTATGGCGATCTACGATACCATGAACTACATCAAACCAGACGTTTCCACCATCTGTGTCGGCATGGCTGCCAGCATGGGCGCCTTCCTGCTTTCCGCAGGGGCCAAGGGGAAACGTTACGCGCTTCCCAATGCGGAGATCATGATCCATCAACCTCTTGGCGGTACCAGAGGGCAGGCATCGGATATCGCGATCCATGCTGCCTGGCTGGCCAAAACCAAGGAGAAATTGAACAGGCTGCTGAGTGAGCATACCGGGCAGGACCTGAGCGTCATAGAGAAAGATACAGACAGAGATAATTTCATGGGAGCAGAGGAAGCACGGGAGTATGGACTCATCGATACGGTCATCGCTTCCAGACAGGGGTAA